ggatcaaaaaaaaaatactgcaaCCTAATTAGGCATCtgccatttatttttttcacgATAACCACCCAGATTACATACTCCAAAAACACGGGCCATgattaccaaaacaaaacaaaccgagccttaagtcccaatctaTAGTGATCAGCTAAATGAATCTATTTTCTCCATTTGAGCTCCTCCAATGGCATTGTGTTCCATGATATCCAAAAAACCTAGATTGTTTCGAACTACCACCTCCAAAATTAATTTTGGTCTACCCCTCTCCTTAGCGCTTAGTatagacatgtccaaaccaACTTAGTCTATTATATCCAATCTTCTATAGGTATTACCCCTACCGTTCTGCGAAAGTTCGCATTTTTAATTCTATCTCCAAAGTCTTACCACATGCCCATCTCAAAATTCTCATTTCAGCAACACCTATCTTACTTGCACGTCGTTTCTTAGTAGCTCAACACAACACTCTGTGTCCTACAACATGATTGGTCTTGTAgcagtacaaaaaaaaaatccccttcAATTTGCAGGTATCATGCGTTCGCACAACACTCCCAAAGCACACCACCACTTGATATGTCTCTATGTGTTACGTCATCCACAATCTCTCCATCCTTTACCAATAATTGAGCCAAGATATTTAAAACCCTCACTTCTTAGTAATTCCTAACTTTCTGGGGTCATTTTGTAAACCCTAGCACTTTCACTGCTGCTAACCAGAccaagccttgtgtcccaattaATTGggatcggctacatgaatcctatttCTCCATTAAGCTCTGTCCAAGGCAACCTGTTCACTTGTATTTAGTAAACCCAAATCCTCCCGTATCAcataatttacaaattttatAACCACCATTTGCCAATTACGACAAGGCTTAAGATATAATAAGCACACAAGGTTACAAGTCCAGCTCAACTAATTTTAGGCGGAGATGAAACATGGCAATTCAATGAAAAGAAAGGGGTTACTTGGCGATTTAGACCATCCCAGTAAAACAACAGCGACGCACGAGGATTTTCAGATATTTCACGAGCCTTTTGGCTTTCATAGTTTGTATACCTgcacaattgaataaaagaaatggaACGATAAGCATTGACAAAAGGACCAATGCAGTATTGTAGAAGTCAAGCACAACACTTACCATACAAAACCATCTTTATCAACTCCTTTTAGCAACACAATTCTTGATGAActgtataaaataaaaaaaaacatgtaattgAATAGCATCAGACATTGATATACTTCTACACACTCACTACGTTAAATATCAAAGATATGAGGTCCAAATCTGACATAACCTTGAAAATTTAAAACTTTGCCAAATGGCATTATATTCCTAGAATTTGATCGTTCTACTTAACACCTCATATTAACTCAATCACATGAATTATCATTTGAAATGTATTATCATGAAAAGTACCATCATTTGAGCAACATGGATACTTGAGCTGTTCATGAATGTATTATCATTTGAGCAACATGGGTACTTCAGCTGCTCAGACCTATTCTTGCAACTTCAATTACCATCAAATATGAATGaaccaggaaaaaaaagaagaagcataaTTAGAGAAACTTACGGTTTCCCAGATTTGTCCGCAGTTGACAGAGCCATAGCATTTGGTTCCTTCAAGCATGCAGCTACTGCATCAGCAAACCATTTCTCGAACTGCAATATAACTAAATCCTTCAGTATGACACAATGAAGTAGCTTGAATTAGTTACGGCCCGCTTGTTTGCCCACATGTGAGCATCCAATTGGACTACAAATCCAAGGGGATCATATATCTTAcatttggtttggttgaaaCTTTTGTAGCCAAGATAAAATATCATAGGAGATGAAATCCCAGCAACATGGGATATATAATACCTTAGGGGGATAAGGTATTGTTTTGATCCATCACTACTAGTTCCATGAGAAATTAAGTAACCTAGGGCTAAATATCCCTATTTGTCCTGTCAAACAAACCCCCAAGGAGTAAAAGTAATCCAAACCTAGACTAAAAATCAACCATGCAGCTCTGAATACATTACCTGAGCAAGGGGGTCCGCCTCCACTTGGTCCTCACGAAACTCTGGAGAAATATAGTTCTCTCTCAAAGCAGATATATCAACTTGTGGAGGCTTTCCAATCCGAACACACATAGAAGTGCTAGGGTATGGTGGAAGTTTCAGGTTGAATTTTTCTACAATTGATGGCAGGACAAATCTTCCTCCTAAGAAGTGGTGTGGACCACAAAATCTCTTCGCACACAACTTTGGAGCAGTCAATGAAACCTAGAACATCATAAAGTTGCACTCATGACGCTGGTGGAGGAGTATATGTTTATGATGAGAACAATTTATGTGTCTAACCAAAATTTCTGAGCAGAAGGTACACCAAAAAAGTCTCAATCAAAGGTTACCAGCATATCAGGTTTAATGCCACCTCCATTGATATCTCCTTCTTCAACATGCCACCCAGATGGAATATCTATGGAGATGACAACAGGTGATTCCTGACGCTTGCGATCACGCTTTTGAAGAGATACCAGCCTTTGGATTAGATCATCAAAAGGAGGCCTAGGGTTACCTGAAGGATTGGAAGTTTAAATTTTATAACCTCAGATACCATTTGGTAAAGGTAAAGAATACCCTAACCACATGCACCTTGTAACCCCTACAACAGTCACATATATGACAGACTAAGCAAAAATACAAAACACCATACAGGTGACTGCAACCTCCACAAAAGACTTGGGTTTGTACTAACTAATAACTGAATGAAAAAATCTGTAAGACTTGGGTGTTTAGCTTTCAGCAAGGGAGAGAATGATTACATCATTCATTCTAGCATATTTTCATGCTTGCAATATCATTTTTTCCTTGTACTACAGAAGTGTTGACATCGTATATCTCAATAAAGTCAATCTGAGAAAAGGCTAACATATTTCATGGAAATTAACCCAACTATGGAAAAACTAGTAACAATGAGTATTATccgttataaaaaaaatgatagtatTATTCATTAAATATACATTTGGAAGCCCCAAGCATGCACTTTCGTGAAATTCCTTTGGCCATTGCTCTGATAGATGTCACCTTAATCTTCGTTTGAAACCTTCCCGTCAAATTTggaaggagaaagagagagggactGAGGCTAACCTAAAGGAAGGCCATGCTTTcataaggaaaaagaaaaagcagttTGCACATCCTCGCTTTTGTTCCACAAAGGACAGGAAGCATCTCTTCGTCCACTATAGCTTATATCTCTACACATCCTCAAGAGCTTGAATTCTAAAATTTTTCCAAAGAAGTGGAATTTGGGGAGAAAGATTCTGGGAAAGAAACTCAAATGACGACCCCCTTCTTGTGGATAAGTTCTAAGTTTCTAACTAGGGAGGAAAATAAGAAGAGACTCAGAAAATTTGCAACAAATGAAGGATGCTCGTGCTGGGTGGGAACTCAATGAAGGTAATTGTTCCCACCAAAGTTGAAGAGGAAAGAACTCATGAAGAGAAACCACAGTACAGTTGAGTTGATGTAAGCTGTGAATTGAAACCATACCATAACAAACTGCAGTTGTATTAAAACTAAAACTCTCAACAAGACATGGACAATGAAGgatagagagaagaaagaaaccctagagTTTCCCAAGGGAaccaaggaaaaagaaagaggggaggggaagggaggaAAATGCTAGAGTGACTAGGGCGCTTGAAACCACAAGCAGAAGAAAGAAGAGGCTAGTAAGGCTACCATCTTAACAAAATCTCTAGCTTCTCACATCTTTGCCTTCCTAAAATGACAAACTTAagtgccgataaaaaaaatgacaaacttAAGTGCTATACATAGACTCTTAAAACCTAAAAGCAAATTTACAAAACAGATGTACAACAAATACGAAATGGAAAATCAGTCTAACTCTGGTGAAACCAATTGTTTCATGAGTTCATGAGATGTCAGGATTTGCCTCTGTGATGTGCTATCGATCGGATTGTTGCTTACATTGTAAATGCTTTACTCTTGTTTGTAAGAGGTGTGCTTTGTGCTAGTTCAACCAGTTTCAGCAATGGTTGAGTAGCATTTAAATGCATGTATTGATCTTCATTGTAAACTTTCTTTCTTGGTAATAAATTACTCAATTACTGGGGGAAAAATATACATTTGGAAACACCAAGGAGCAGCTCCGAAAGTGACTCAGAAACTTAGACCAGATAGAATTGTTTTGGAGTAGAACAAATCAAAAGCATAGCACTggccctacacacacacacagagagagagagagagagagagagagagagcaggtgCAGGAAGAAAATCATGCAAGTGATGAAGAAGAAATTACcatgaaatgaaaatccaaaCATTGCGTCTACTAGAATATCAAAGTCGTTTGATAAGTCCATGGGCAGATCTTTTGCCAATAGGAAAGGAACCGAGAGAGATTCCAGCTACAAAATTATTGCACCAACTCAGTACTActatgagaaaaaataaaaataaaaattattatcTAACCTTGCACCAATATTTCAACTTGAGTTCCAGTGCCATACCTGAGTCACCAGACCATCATAAAGAGGTTTGGGAGTACGCTTTGGATAACAAACAACTGGTTTATACCCAAAGTGGTACAAATGGCGAGCTGCTACAAGACCATCACCACCATTATTCCCAGGACCGCAAATAGCAAGAACGCGATTGTACTCACTGGACCTGTACACCTGTCATAAGATTAGCAGCACAGATAAAGCCTCAGACAACTTGAATCAGGTTGTTTAAGATTCCAGAGATAATATTTCTCATGTAGAATAGTTCCAAACATTATGACCCCAGATATATGATTAGGTGTATATAAGGGGAAAATAAACCACTGTATCTCCCAACAATCTTTACTCTGGTCAAAATTCAGCCACAATACTGCCAATTCCTCAGCGTTAATCTCCCAGCATCAAGGACCACCATGATGGTGAGAATTGAGAATTTGTTGCATTGCCATAAGGTATCAATCTAATGATTCTATTCCTGTTCAAAAGGTAATTTATTTAAGTTTTGGAAAATCACCAACTTAACTACTACAGAGATTTTTTCCATCAAGTCGTCACTTAATTCTAGCTCTAAGTGTACACATGTATCAATTCCATGTTTTATCCTATTGTGTCACGTTATCATCTTGCTCTCTGAATTTAGTTCACCAAAAGCGAATAGCTGAACaaataaatgaaaacaaaaagtatACATGCAATGATGAATCATGCATATGAAGGTAAGCATCCCACAAAAAGAGAGGATTTCAACACCTTAAAGGCAAACGGGCAGCGGCGGACCCAAAAATTTCCATTGGTGGGGAGTGGGGACACATTAGTAACAATGTTGTTAAAATCTTTTATGCAAGAACAATAATAGTGAACCTTACTCACCATTTTTCATTCCTTGTCCTGTTTAAGTATACTTAACCCATATACTTAAAATTTCCATTTCTGCGGTAAGATTAAAATAATGCATATTGGCGACTACTGACTATATATGTAACTTCACGTTATTAATTACTAACAGAAAGGGGTGTtgccacacacacaaaaaaaaaaaatgagggtaTGAAAATTGAGCACTCTAAGAAATAATAGTCTGCGAAATATACACATAGGGATTTTAGAGTAATTTATCGAACACTGCCATAAATTTATTGGATATAATTGAAATATGTAAGGATATTATTCCTATTTCGATGAATTGGTGGTTAAAAATCTAATACACACCATACCACGCTAAACCATGTCAATGAGCGAGAACAAATCCATTGTTTATGTTAGTTCAACAACAGTTGAAGCCTATGTGGGAACTAATTTCTCGTGCACTAATAAATAAGAGGAAACATCCAGAAAAAATCGACCAAATACACATGTAAACACATAGATGACACAGATGGAATCGTGGAATACATCTTCCTTCAAAATCGCTTCTATGAACACGGAACTAGACCTCAAATCACTCGGGAGAGGCATCATTATCTCTGTCATGGAGGCTAGTGTATCAACACTCTCTTCATGGGAGATATACGAAGCCTGAAAAGATCTTGCAAAAGGGTTATCATTATGTTATATGACAAAATGTCAAGAAATAATTCAACCTTGGTTTCTCATTCAGGGTGTGGACATAGTTTAGCATCAGTGGCAAATTTCAGTacataaaaaattttaaaggaGGAGGAGCTAAGCTCTTTTTGATATTTCATGCTTTCAGCAGTCCATTGAAGAGCTCCGtaaatacaacaaaaaatctAAAACCAAAAAAGGTGAAATAATAACCAAGAGTCACAACAAGCAATAAGATAACATTGTCAAAAACAAGTGCATCATGGACAAAGCTTCTGTATGTGTGTTGCAAATGATTCTCTTGTACTTACTTCAATTTACTTATCCGCACTCTGTATGAATCTATTTCGTCAGATTGCCGACAGGAACAATCTAAATTACCTTTAGTGCTTATTAACAACCCTAATTCCATAAAGGAAACTTTGTTGCTATTTTGGTGCTGCATAAACAACAGAAGAAATCCTTGCCatataaaacaccccataacaAACGAACACAATAGGACATGAGCTATTAATACCTACAACTGGACACTATCAATCAACTTAAATTTCTTATTACACTGTTCAACCCCATGACTTagaggctccatttgttttgatgtaaactATTTTACACTTAAAAACATTCCTACAACTTTCAAAATTCAGCCATTGCGGGGTAGTAACTTCAAACTAGGGTGGATCCTCTTCCCCACCTAAATATTCCAAATTGTAAGCTGATTGTACAAAAGACTACCCTGAAATCAGTAGCATGATCAAATCCCCTACAACGTTAAGTACACGTCCAAAACTACACTTTGCTAAGTTGATGATCTGACAAATTGACGGGGCCAAAGCGGTGTTTTAACTCCAATTCAAAACGGAATGCATCTTGTCAAATGACTTCCGGCTTTGTCCTCTCTATGAAGCATGGGTACTTCTAAAACCTTGTGTCATACTTGTAACTCGTACCCGTAACGTATCGGGGTACTGGTAGTTGGCATGATTCTTCTAACTACGTATCAGGTACACAAAACACGTGCCGAAATTTTTCCCTATGATTTTTCTCGTACCCCAATATATATCAACCGTACCCAATACAGAGATGAAGTTACGTTGACAAGACTTCATGTTTATATGCTTAGCATGTTTTCAGAATAAATATTTTGGTCCATAGGTTCTTAAGCATAATCCCATTAAACTTTGATTTACACCTTTAAGTTGGCAGTATACAGTTATTGATGTTGGATTCTTAATAACCCAAGTTCATTtagttatttcttttatttggcGTGCAATTAATACATTGCTCtatattataaaagtacatttGTTATAGCTGTAGCGGTACTCTATATTTCTTAGATTTTGCCGTACCGATGTACCCGTGTGGTTATGGTAAATGCACTTGTACCCTTACATGTGCTTCTTAGGTTATCTACATGTGCTTCTTAGGTTATCAGGTTCTCTGTAAGTCAATTTTCCCCATTTTACTGTAAATCATTTTCCTCCGAAAGATATTTTGCCAAATTTTCTAATGGGAAAAGCCAAAGATTCGAAAACAGTTCACATGGAACAAAACGAAGCCTCGATTGGAGGGCAGACACCAAAGGAAAACGAACGCAGCCCAAAAACTCACCTCTGCAATGGCGGTAGCAACACTCAATCCGGCCAATTCCTACGAACACATTGTCAAAAAgtaatcacaaaaaaaattaaatgaagtATAAGAGGAATACAAGGAAATTGAAAAAACTGACCATTAGCTGATCGACGCTGAACCCTAGAGGCCCCATGAGGATCTCATCGATCTCGGCTGCCTCTCTCTGCGACAGGTACCTGATCGAATCCGAACTTTCCAAGCTTTCAACTGACGAAACCGGTCTACTAGCCATCCCTCGCACTTCGCCGGAGCCCGAGCACCACCGACGAAACCCCGACCTCGAATACAAACCCTAGAATTAACAATCACTAGGTCGTTACTCCTATATTAGTCAGTTGCCCTGGGCGAAGCCACGTTGTGACAAGTGGAGTCACCCATTTTGCAAAAGTCCTCTTATGTAAGTATTGAAAGTAGAAACTCAACGGAATTACAAcaatggtcttttttttttcaaatattgcTCAAATACTTGATTCTATCGCTTAACAATTCTGGTTCCGCCCGCTGCGTACGGTACCAATCATGAACATAGATAGAtataagatatatatatatatatatatatatatatatatatatatagagagagagagagagagagagagagagagagagagagagtgcaccGAGAGAAGAATTGGAGGAGGGTTGAGAGAGCGACGGTGGTGGTTGACAAAAGAAGTGGGAGAAGGGAGGAGTAGTAATCGGGCGAGAAGGGATTGCATAGTTTTAGTTTCGGCTTTGCGTATCAGTGAGCTCATTGCTCTTTACACGAGTTTTCTGACCGTTGGTTTGCACGTCCGCCATCTTTATGAAAAGAGATTTGTGTTCGGAcgaattttttgagaaatttttgaaaaattttgtagggttatgaatggagagataaatgagagtaatgattaaaagtagagttaatgattggaaagaaatagagagagaaatgagaataaagATTGGAGATAAGtgtgagtaatgattgaaaataaatgtaataagtgttttttgaattgagaaatttttttcaaaacgcaATCCAAACGAAGCAtcgatttttcaaaagaaaagtagaTGCCGCGTGAAAATAAAGgtaataagtgttttttgaattgagaaattttttttaaaacgcaatccaaacaaagcatcgatttttcaaaagaaaagtagaTGCCGCATGATCACTGGCCCACATCGTCACatcttttaactttcttttaCAAAGCAGATTCTCTATTATTGACACACAAAGAGATATGTCCAAGGGTGATTGTAGTGGTTGTACTATGCTTCCATTATTTAGCGAATGCTTCCAAACTTATGC
The sequence above is drawn from the Rhododendron vialii isolate Sample 1 chromosome 6a, ASM3025357v1 genome and encodes:
- the LOC131331403 gene encoding pyridoxine/pyridoxamine 5'-phosphate oxidase 1, chloroplastic isoform X2, with product MASRPVSSVESLESSDSIRYLSQREAAEIDEILMGPLGFSVDQLMELAGLSVATAIAEVYRSSEYNRVLAICGPGNNGGDGLVAARHLYHFGYKPVVCYPKRTPKPLYDGLVTQLESLSVPFLLAKDLPMDLSNDFDILVDAMFGFSFHGNPRPPFDDLIQRLVSLQKRDRKRQESPVVISIDIPSGWHVEEGDINGGGIKPDMLVSLTAPKLCAKRFCGPHHFLGGRFVLPSIVEKFNLKLPPYPSTSMCVRIGKPPQVDISALRENYISPEFREDQVEADPLAQFEKWFADAVAACLKEPNAMALSTADKSGKPSSRIVLLKGVDKDGFVWYTNYESQKAREISENPRASLLFYWDGLNRQVRVEGLVEKVSEEESDQYFHSRPRGSQIGAIVSKQSTVIPRRNILHQEYKELEAKFSDRNLIPKPKHWGGYRLKPEHFEFWQGQQSRLHDRIRYSPEVIDGKRVWKIDRLAP
- the LOC131331403 gene encoding pyridoxine/pyridoxamine 5'-phosphate oxidase 1, chloroplastic isoform X1, yielding MSSLIRKAETKTMQSLLARLLLLPSPTSFVNHHRRSLNPPPILLSGLYSRSGFRRWCSGSGEVRGMASRPVSSVESLESSDSIRYLSQREAAEIDEILMGPLGFSVDQLMELAGLSVATAIAEVYRSSEYNRVLAICGPGNNGGDGLVAARHLYHFGYKPVVCYPKRTPKPLYDGLVTQLESLSVPFLLAKDLPMDLSNDFDILVDAMFGFSFHGNPRPPFDDLIQRLVSLQKRDRKRQESPVVISIDIPSGWHVEEGDINGGGIKPDMLVSLTAPKLCAKRFCGPHHFLGGRFVLPSIVEKFNLKLPPYPSTSMCVRIGKPPQVDISALRENYISPEFREDQVEADPLAQFEKWFADAVAACLKEPNAMALSTADKSGKPSSRIVLLKGVDKDGFVWYTNYESQKAREISENPRASLLFYWDGLNRQVRVEGLVEKVSEEESDQYFHSRPRGSQIGAIVSKQSTVIPRRNILHQEYKELEAKFSDRNLIPKPKHWGGYRLKPEHFEFWQGQQSRLHDRIRYSPEVIDGKRVWKIDRLAP